From Nitrospinota bacterium, a single genomic window includes:
- a CDS encoding RNA-binding protein translates to MKIYVGNLSYEVTEEDLRLALEQFGQVESATIIKDKYSGQSKGFGFVEMA, encoded by the coding sequence ATGAAGATCTATGTAGGAAATTTGTCGTACGAGGTCACCGAAGAGGACTTACGGCTGGCTTTAGAACAATTCGGGCAGGTTGAATCCGCCACCATTATAAAAGACAAGTATAGTGGTCAATCAAAAGGATTTGGATTCGTGGAGATGGCC
- a CDS encoding STAS/SEC14 domain-containing protein, which produces MISFEIMRAEGIVIIEPLGALEQTDFERLTKEIDAYINEKGYVNGIIIHTKDFPGWKSFGAFTHHMKFIKDHHKKIKRVAAVTDSKLMSIAPMIANHFVSAEVKQFDYADMDAAKKWVREAV; this is translated from the coding sequence ATGATTTCATTTGAAATTATGAGAGCAGAGGGGATAGTTATTATTGAGCCATTAGGCGCACTTGAACAAACTGATTTTGAACGACTTACCAAAGAAATAGATGCATACATTAATGAAAAAGGCTATGTTAACGGAATCATAATACATACCAAAGACTTTCCTGGATGGAAGAGTTTCGGAGCATTCACACATCATATGAAATTCATTAAAGATCATCATAAAAAAATCAAAAGAGTAGCGGCAGTAACTGATTCAAAACTTATGTCAATTGCGCCAATGATAGCTAATCATTTTGTGTCTGCTGAAGTGAAGCAGTTTGACTATGCAGATATGGATGCTGCAAAGAAATGGGTACGGGAAGCTGTCTAA